TAATAAAAATTAATGGTATTCTTGAGCATGTAAATCAGCACAAGCCCCTTTTCCCATGATTCCCGATCCTGAGAAAAAATTTATAGGCAGTACCATGTAGAAAACTCCTGGTTAGGTGCATTCAAAGTCATAGGTGATTACGGTCTGGTCTCCAAAGCATTAAAGCAGAGCGCGATCATATCGATTTTACTGATATTCAACGTTTTCTAGATATTTAACAAAAATCAGGGGCTAACACTTGTTATCGTGCAAGCCCCTTCTCTCCATTATTTAATTTGCGGTACACCTTGAAGTACACCCAGATGGCATTCATGAGAAGCAGAGCGCCCGTCACGATAAAAACATAACGGATTCCAACCCATGCCGCCACTTGTCCGCCTAATACCGAGCCCCCAAATACACCCAAATATCCGGCGGACATGCTGAACCCGAATACGCGGCCGGTTATCGCGGCAGGTGTTATTCTTTTGATCAAGACGTTTACCGAGGGGGTCAACCCTGCTACTGTCAGACCTAAAAGAAAACGAAGCCCCATTAACTCCCAAGGTGTTGTAACCAGGGCTTGAGGAAGGAAAAGGATTCCTGCCGCTAACAAGCAGAGGAGTATGACTTTATGCGGCCCAATCCGGTCTGACAGCTTGCCTAGACGCGGTGCAGCGAAGATAGTAGCGAGGCCCGATGCGGAAAAAGTGAGGCCTGCAATCAAGGCAATATGGGTGTGGCCGCTTGGCAGCAAGCTCGTGACATAGACCGTAAGTACAGGTTCGATCGAGTACAAGGCCACTGTAATGACAAAAAAGGTGATAAACATCGTGATCGTCAGTTGTTTCTCAGGCACAAGCCGCCAAAGCTCCTGGAAGCGCAGCACCTTTTTATCTTCACGATTGAACGACTCTTTAACAAAGAATGCAGTTGCCAAAAATGCGATCAATAGCAGCCCACCGGTGATATAAAATACATCATTCAATCCGACATGATCTCCAATAAAGCCGCCCATCATGGGACCCAGCAGCGAACCCGCAATATTGGCCGTCGAAAGTACACCAAGCGCATAGCCTGCATGTTCTTTATCCGTCTGCGTCGCTATAAGCGTCGTGCATGCTGTGCCGTAGCCTGTGATTACACCCTGCAGCAGCCGAAGCCCGATCAGCACATACACATTCGTCGCCAAGCCCATGCATCCTACAATGACCGCCATGCCGAGACTAGCCCGCAGTAGCATGGGCTTGCGCCCATATTTATCCGCAGCCTGCCCCCATATTGGGGAGAAGATAGCTGAGATCATGTACGTAATCCCAAAAGCAGCTCCTGATAATTGTGCAATAGATCCCGTGTTCTCTACACCTAATTTATGAATAAAAAGCGGCAGTATCGGTGCGATTTGACTCATTCCAAGTCCCGCTACAAACATGCCGAACCAACATACAATCAGGTTTCTTTTCCAGATAGGCATATCCCTTGATTCCTTCTTTCGATCCTTCAAGATTAGATTCATGATGCATCTACTCTGTCATTGTGTATGTCTCTCGAAGTATGCTAGTATGAAACGGAATACTCTCCACTTGATGTTAAGCGGAGAGTTCTCCGTTGTCAACAACGGTTGTTCGTTCTATTGAGGCAAGGGGTGATATGTAGTATGAGCTATGAAGAGATCACGATACAACCACGGCCTGAACGTCGTGATGCAGCCGAGAACCGCCAGCGGATCTTGAATGCGGCGCTTCGGTTATTCGAAGAGCACGGCGTCGAACAAGTGAGCATGAATCAAATCGCGATTGAAGCGAATATTGGCCCAGGTACCCTCTACCGACGGTACAGAAATAAAAGCGATCTTTGTATGGATCTTATGAAAGACAACGTGGATCAGCTTTTCGAGGACATGGAGGATTACTTAAAGCAGCATCCGGCTGAGCCGCCCCATCTTCGATTGAAGCAGCTGCTTCGCTTTTTTATCCGGTTTAGAGAGAAGAAAGCACAATTGCTGACAGGTGTAGAGGAATCCTCGGCCAATAATCGCCGAAGACCTCGAACCCAAAGTCCTCTATACGATGAGCTGCTTCAGCTGCTGGTTCCTTTATTGGAAGAACAAGCTTTTGGCGATAGCCG
This genomic window from Paenibacillus hexagrammi contains:
- a CDS encoding multidrug efflux MFS transporter codes for the protein MPIWKRNLIVCWFGMFVAGLGMSQIAPILPLFIHKLGVENTGSIAQLSGAAFGITYMISAIFSPIWGQAADKYGRKPMLLRASLGMAVIVGCMGLATNVYVLIGLRLLQGVITGYGTACTTLIATQTDKEHAGYALGVLSTANIAGSLLGPMMGGFIGDHVGLNDVFYITGGLLLIAFLATAFFVKESFNREDKKVLRFQELWRLVPEKQLTITMFITFFVITVALYSIEPVLTVYVTSLLPSGHTHIALIAGLTFSASGLATIFAAPRLGKLSDRIGPHKVILLCLLAAGILFLPQALVTTPWELMGLRFLLGLTVAGLTPSVNVLIKRITPAAITGRVFGFSMSAGYLGVFGGSVLGGQVAAWVGIRYVFIVTGALLLMNAIWVYFKVYRKLNNGEKGLAR
- a CDS encoding TetR/AcrR family transcriptional regulator; amino-acid sequence: MSYEEITIQPRPERRDAAENRQRILNAALRLFEEHGVEQVSMNQIAIEANIGPGTLYRRYRNKSDLCMDLMKDNVDQLFEDMEDYLKQHPAEPPHLRLKQLLRFFIRFREKKAQLLTGVEESSANNRRRPRTQSPLYDELLQLLVPLLEEQAFGDSRYPASVFRADMLLAALTSDSYLFQREVRGYSPEQILEELYLTFISIHH